Below is a window of Streptomyces sp. NBC_00223 DNA.
CCACCAGGTCACGCTGAGCAAGCCGGCCGCCGACGGCTCGGTGCACACCGGTGTCGGCTTCTACGGCAAGGACGCCTCTGCGGGCGGCAGTTCGAACGTCCACCTGTCCGGCTTCGCCATCCAGGGCGATGTGCGCGAGCGCATCGACACCGACCAGGTGAACGGCATCGGCGGCTCGCTGAGCAACTCGACCATCGACGGCCTGTACATCCAGCACACCAAGGTCGGCATGTGGTTCGACGGCCCGATGAAGAACCTCAAGATCACCGACAACGAGATCGTCGACCAGATCGCCGACGGCATCAACTTCCACACCGGCGTGACCAATTCGGCCATCTCGAACAACTTCGTCCGCAACTCGGGTGACGACGGCATCGCGCTGTGGTCGGAGAAGACCGAGGACGCGAACAACACGATCGACCACAACACCGTGCAGACGCCCGTGCTCGCCAACGGCGTCGCCGTCTACGGCGGTACGGACAACACGATCTCCAACAACCTGATCGCCGACCCGATCAGGGAGGGCAGCGCGATCCAGGTCGGCTCGCGCTTCGGCGCCGAGGCGTTCACCGGACATCTGTGGATCACCAACAACACCACGGTCCGCGCGGGCACTTACGAGCTGAACTGGAACATCGGCCTCGGGGCCATCTGGTTCTACGCGCTGGAGAAGAACATCGACGCGGACATCCAGGTGACCGGGGACAACTTCCTCGACAACACCTACAACGCGATCATGCTGGTCTCCGACTTCCCGGTGAAGGACCAGTACTCGATCACCAATGTCCACTTCAAGGACATCAAGGTCGACGGCACGGGGACGTCGGTGCTCAGCGCCCGGACCGCGGGCGGCGCCACCTTCCAGAACGTGGACGCGCGCAACGTCGGCGCGGTCGGCGTCAACAACTGCGGCTCGTTCAACTTCGCGCCCTCCGGCTCGGAGTTCGGGGTGACCGACCTCGGCGGCAACGACGGCGGCGGCACCACCGGCCCGTGGCTGGCCTCGTGGGAGCTGCCCAACACGATCACCTGCGACGACCGCCCGCCGGT
It encodes the following:
- a CDS encoding glycosyl hydrolase family 28-related protein: MSRSITGAVTSRSGRPRRRAAMVVATVTAVASGLGVLAGGPAFATGTSGSQGAGSATAVTRAALAPSLVTGRGANVDFAEQEAENAATNGTVISGRDAYTLPAEASGRKAVTLKAGQYVEFTLPSAANAINVRYSIPDAANGGGITSPLNVTVNGGAKQSLTLTSQYAWLYNLYPFSNDPSADILHPDYWVTECACVPQDTTPTPTFAKPYRPNHFYDEQRLLLGRTYRAGDKVRLTVPAGAATTTVDLLDSQLVGAPKIDLIAANVLAFGADPTGRRDSADAIDKAIAFAKLTHLKVYIPPGTYQVNRHIVVDNVTIEGAGNWYTIIKGHQVTLSKPAADGSVHTGVGFYGKDASAGGSSNVHLSGFAIQGDVRERIDTDQVNGIGGSLSNSTIDGLYIQHTKVGMWFDGPMKNLKITDNEIVDQIADGINFHTGVTNSAISNNFVRNSGDDGIALWSEKTEDANNTIDHNTVQTPVLANGVAVYGGTDNTISNNLIADPIREGSAIQVGSRFGAEAFTGHLWITNNTTVRAGTYELNWNIGLGAIWFYALEKNIDADIQVTGDNFLDNTYNAIMLVSDFPVKDQYSITNVHFKDIKVDGTGTSVLSARTAGGATFQNVDARNVGAVGVNNCGSFNFAPSGSEFGVTDLGGNDGGGTTGPWLASWELPNTITCDDRPPVVVPPAPTAW